From the genome of Haloarcula sp. CBA1127, one region includes:
- a CDS encoding winged helix-turn-helix transcriptional regulator yields MTDRPGPNPSVSDEALIRAVLEAYPPALGTSDVADKVELSSEATRRHLKRLEEEGYLSTDKLGSVRVWWVTDDGRGYLSGRNGSSSQ; encoded by the coding sequence GTGACTGACCGACCTGGACCGAATCCGTCTGTCAGCGACGAAGCCCTTATCCGGGCGGTTTTAGAGGCATATCCACCGGCTTTGGGAACCTCAGATGTAGCTGACAAAGTCGAATTAAGTAGCGAAGCAACTCGCCGTCATCTGAAACGACTGGAAGAGGAAGGATACCTTTCAACAGATAAGCTGGGATCTGTCCGCGTCTGGTGGGTTACAGACGATGGGCGTGGCTATTTGTCCGGAAGGAATGGTTCGTCAAGCCAGTAG
- a CDS encoding helix-turn-helix transcriptional regulator — protein sequence MTTYYALSGFQRDRLEAIASVENEPYGLALKAYLDERYAEPINHSRLYQNLSTLAEQDFINRDELDARTNEYTLTNTGRKALQRHADTLASLCEQPRSATRGRQQ from the coding sequence ATGACGACCTACTACGCCCTGTCGGGCTTCCAGCGCGACCGGCTGGAAGCCATCGCCTCCGTCGAGAACGAACCGTATGGCCTCGCACTCAAAGCGTACCTCGATGAACGCTACGCCGAACCGATCAACCACAGCCGGCTCTACCAGAATCTCAGCACACTCGCCGAACAGGACTTCATCAACCGCGATGAACTCGACGCACGCACCAACGAATATACGCTGACCAACACCGGCCGAAAAGCACTCCAGCGCCACGCTGACACGCTCGCAAGTCTTTGTGAGCAGCCTCGGTCCGCCACTAGAGGGAGACAGCAATGA
- a CDS encoding nucleotidyltransferase domain-containing protein, giving the protein MPTTKETTTLALEYPFPQDRVFRYQAMQDVLSRLIEEPYNEFTIGQLAEMIDGNQATVSKAVKLLKELGTVQTRQEGRKQYVRIHRDRLTKPDPVLSIPQSEFHKPVQAFVNSVQEEIDNLVGVLLFGSVARGTADRASDIDILVFVEDDRTQARRTVQSIVSSLQETKFEGNRYTFEALVESTESAKRIGDRLQQQFDEGLTLVRTDQLSDIRAEVYANEK; this is encoded by the coding sequence ATGCCTACTACGAAAGAGACGACAACGCTTGCTTTGGAGTATCCGTTTCCACAAGACCGGGTCTTTCGATATCAGGCGATGCAGGATGTACTCTCTCGCTTGATTGAGGAGCCATATAATGAGTTCACTATCGGCCAACTCGCGGAGATGATTGATGGAAATCAGGCAACGGTCTCGAAGGCAGTAAAACTGCTCAAAGAGCTCGGCACGGTGCAGACCCGTCAAGAAGGCCGGAAGCAATACGTGCGTATCCATCGTGACCGACTCACCAAACCCGATCCGGTCCTGTCGATCCCCCAATCTGAGTTTCATAAGCCTGTCCAGGCCTTCGTCAATAGCGTTCAGGAAGAGATTGATAATCTCGTTGGCGTCCTGCTCTTCGGTAGTGTTGCACGGGGGACAGCCGACCGCGCAAGTGATATCGATATTCTCGTTTTCGTCGAAGATGACAGGACACAGGCTCGCCGAACTGTCCAATCAATCGTAAGCTCCCTCCAAGAGACGAAATTCGAGGGGAACCGCTACACGTTCGAAGCATTAGTTGAATCGACAGAGAGCGCGAAACGGATTGGCGACCGGCTCCAACAGCAGTTTGACGAAGGACTGACACTGGTTCGGACAGATCAGTTGTCCGATATCCGCGCCGAGGTGTACGCGAATGAAAAATGA
- a CDS encoding Fic family protein: MVGNSLPDEAPGEYVPFGRRPYYLPDPLPPAHELNFDTDFQQLLQDAIYQLGRLEGIGDETEANPLLYTTMVRREAVESVVLEGADIDIEDVFRSQELADSGTTQKDVQEALNYEQTITEGSARLSEGDRITLGLLQDLHEVLMADVRGHCEYPGEFRAKPINLPAASSFQEPFVPPAPDRIPELMTNLVEYCNTTSEYHDLVQLGLVHYQFETIHPFEDGNGRLGRILITLQLIQNGYLTQPYLYPSAYFNRNKIEYADRMRTVSETGAWEPWLEFFVEGIRSQAAEAVTRTNDLRDLRREYERTYGHEKTAADRLAMRLFKQPYLTTNDVAELLDVTQQTARNAIQELEGQDVLTETTGKKRYQEFKAVDIFDILDQPLE; the protein is encoded by the coding sequence ATGGTGGGCAACAGCCTCCCGGATGAAGCACCTGGCGAGTACGTCCCCTTCGGACGCCGGCCATACTATCTTCCAGATCCACTGCCACCGGCACACGAACTCAACTTTGACACTGACTTCCAGCAGTTGCTGCAGGACGCGATCTATCAGCTCGGCCGGCTGGAAGGTATCGGCGACGAGACCGAAGCCAATCCGCTCCTGTACACGACGATGGTCCGTCGCGAAGCAGTTGAATCGGTCGTGCTTGAGGGTGCAGATATCGATATCGAGGACGTATTCCGGTCCCAGGAACTCGCCGATAGTGGAACCACTCAGAAGGATGTCCAAGAGGCACTCAATTACGAACAGACGATCACCGAAGGTTCGGCCCGACTCTCTGAGGGCGACCGTATCACACTCGGACTGTTGCAGGACCTGCACGAGGTACTGATGGCCGACGTGCGTGGCCACTGTGAGTACCCCGGCGAGTTCCGTGCGAAGCCAATCAATCTCCCAGCAGCCTCGTCGTTTCAGGAACCTTTCGTCCCGCCAGCACCCGACCGGATTCCGGAGCTAATGACGAATCTCGTCGAGTACTGCAACACAACCAGCGAGTACCACGATCTTGTCCAGCTTGGCCTTGTCCACTATCAGTTCGAGACGATTCATCCCTTTGAGGATGGGAACGGCCGACTGGGACGCATTCTCATCACGTTACAACTGATTCAGAACGGCTACCTCACGCAGCCGTATCTGTATCCGAGTGCGTATTTCAACCGCAACAAGATCGAGTATGCCGACCGGATGCGAACAGTCAGCGAAACAGGTGCCTGGGAGCCTTGGCTAGAATTCTTCGTCGAGGGGATTCGCTCGCAAGCTGCCGAGGCTGTCACCCGAACGAATGATCTCCGAGATCTCCGTCGGGAGTATGAGCGAACCTATGGACACGAAAAAACAGCCGCCGACCGGCTGGCGATGCGCCTGTTCAAGCAGCCATACCTGACCACGAACGACGTTGCCGAGCTGCTGGATGTAACCCAACAGACAGCACGGAACGCGATTCAGGAGCTTGAGGGACAGGATGTCCTGACCGAAACGACTGGCAAAAAACGGTATCAGGAGTTCAAAGCTGTCGATATCTTCGACATTCTCGATCAACCTCTGGAGTGA
- a CDS encoding type II toxin-antitoxin system VapC family toxin, producing MIAFDTSFLLDYLDGVEATAEYLADHEEKPFFAPSLALFEAYRGAARTGGREQIERVVSALDWAEPLPLEDAAAQEAALIEAELLDAGERVNLGDTLIAGVCRHNGARIVTRDKHFDRVQGLEVQQY from the coding sequence ATGATTGCGTTCGACACCAGTTTCCTTCTCGACTATCTTGACGGCGTCGAAGCCACAGCCGAGTATCTTGCGGATCACGAAGAGAAACCGTTCTTTGCTCCATCACTGGCACTTTTTGAGGCCTATCGCGGAGCTGCACGAACCGGCGGCCGTGAGCAAATAGAACGGGTTGTATCCGCTCTTGATTGGGCGGAACCCCTGCCGTTAGAGGATGCAGCCGCTCAAGAAGCCGCTCTCATCGAGGCTGAACTCTTGGACGCCGGCGAGCGCGTCAATCTCGGTGATACACTCATCGCAGGGGTGTGTCGCCACAATGGTGCGCGGATCGTTACGCGTGACAAGCACTTTGATCGCGTTCAAGGCCTGGAAGTTCAACAGTACTGA
- a CDS encoding antitoxin VapB family protein, whose product MGTKSLTITDEAYNRLKEHKREDESFTDTILRLTGSDRDLMKGFGAMSDVEGFRDAVEATRDDLDADLRDRTER is encoded by the coding sequence ATGGGAACAAAAAGTCTCACCATCACTGACGAAGCGTACAACCGGCTCAAAGAACACAAACGTGAGGATGAGAGTTTCACGGACACGATTCTTCGACTGACCGGAAGTGATCGGGACTTGATGAAGGGGTTCGGAGCCATGAGCGACGTCGAAGGGTTCCGTGATGCCGTTGAAGCAACTCGTGACGATCTCGACGCTGACCTCCGAGACAGGACTGAACGATGA